From Vallitalea longa, one genomic window encodes:
- a CDS encoding alanine/glycine:cation symporter family protein, whose product MDTMIEIFKKIDDVVWGPPLLILLVGTGIYLTIRLRLIQIFKLPLALKYLFKKDKDNKAKGDISSFAALCTALAATIGTGNIVGVATAMKAGGPGALFWMWIAAFFGMATKYSESLLAVKYRVVDKNGQMSGGPMYYIEKGLGSKFLAKMFAIFGIGVAFFGIGTFTQINSITTAVKLTFNVPIAVTAVILTILVTLVTLGGIKSISGVCEFVVPFMAVLYIVASLSIIVFNIQAVPDAVSLIIKSAFTPVAAMGGFLGATVKKAIQNGISRGVFSNESGLGSAPIAAAAAKTDSCVKQGLISMTGTFFDTIIICTMTGISLVMTGAFKSEFEGAEMTNLAFEQGLPIAGGEFILTIGLIFFAFTTILGWNYYGERCTEYLFGVKGIVPYKLIFICLVAVGAFLKLDLIWVIADIVNGLMAIPNLIGIIGLSGVITYETKEYFKKLEINKNR is encoded by the coding sequence ATGGATACGATGATTGAGATATTTAAAAAAATTGATGATGTGGTATGGGGACCACCATTACTTATATTACTAGTTGGAACAGGAATTTACCTAACTATTAGACTACGACTTATACAGATTTTCAAGTTGCCTCTTGCTTTAAAATATTTATTTAAAAAGGATAAGGACAATAAAGCCAAAGGAGATATTTCAAGTTTTGCGGCTCTGTGTACTGCTTTAGCTGCAACAATAGGTACTGGTAATATTGTTGGTGTCGCCACTGCAATGAAAGCAGGTGGACCAGGAGCACTTTTCTGGATGTGGATTGCTGCTTTTTTTGGTATGGCTACTAAATACTCGGAATCTTTATTAGCTGTTAAATACAGAGTGGTAGATAAAAATGGTCAAATGTCTGGTGGACCTATGTATTACATAGAAAAAGGACTCGGGAGTAAATTTCTAGCTAAGATGTTTGCTATATTCGGTATTGGAGTTGCTTTTTTCGGTATAGGTACTTTTACACAGATCAATTCTATAACTACTGCTGTAAAGTTAACATTTAATGTACCTATAGCAGTAACGGCTGTAATATTAACTATACTTGTAACTCTTGTTACTCTAGGTGGAATCAAAAGCATATCTGGTGTATGTGAATTTGTTGTTCCTTTTATGGCTGTTCTATACATCGTTGCATCTCTTTCAATAATCGTATTTAATATACAGGCGGTACCTGATGCGGTTTCACTAATCATTAAGAGTGCTTTTACGCCTGTGGCTGCAATGGGTGGCTTTTTGGGTGCAACAGTGAAGAAAGCAATACAAAACGGTATATCAAGAGGAGTATTTTCCAATGAATCAGGACTTGGTTCCGCTCCTATAGCAGCGGCTGCTGCCAAAACTGACTCTTGTGTCAAGCAAGGATTAATCTCTATGACAGGTACTTTCTTTGATACTATAATAATATGTACAATGACAGGTATATCTTTGGTTATGACAGGTGCGTTTAAGTCTGAGTTTGAAGGAGCAGAGATGACTAATCTGGCATTTGAACAAGGTCTGCCTATAGCAGGAGGAGAATTCATTTTAACTATTGGACTTATTTTCTTTGCTTTTACAACAATATTAGGATGGAATTATTATGGAGAAAGATGTACAGAATATCTTTTCGGAGTAAAAGGTATTGTGCCTTATAAATTGATTTTCATATGTTTGGTTGCTGTTGGTGCATTCCTTAAATTAGATTTGATATGGGTAATAGCTGATATTGTTAATGGATTAATGGCTATTCCTAACCTTATTGGTATTATTGGATTAAGCGGTGTCATAACTTATGAAACTAAAGAATATTTTAAGAAGCTGGAAATAAACAAAAATAGATAA
- a CDS encoding nitroreductase family protein, producing the protein MNKLDFIYNRHSVRKFTDEKVDMEDLKNILDASTHCPSAKNVQNWHFVIVKNIAKIKEMAKAIENKNKLIADKLQDEQQKVSFTKFVRFATLFQNAPVVILVYASSYKPNGLDELREANVSEQEIYNLIDMSPQMQSIGALIENLSLAATAMGYGTCWMTSGNYAAKEISDAIDFQKEGFSLAAIVPIGVPSLPIKSPRRKPVEEVLSIIE; encoded by the coding sequence ATGAACAAACTCGATTTTATATATAATAGACATAGTGTGAGAAAATTTACTGATGAAAAAGTTGATATGGAAGATTTAAAGAATATATTGGATGCTTCTACACATTGTCCTTCTGCAAAGAATGTTCAGAATTGGCATTTTGTCATTGTTAAGAATATAGCTAAAATAAAAGAAATGGCAAAAGCTATAGAAAATAAGAACAAACTAATAGCTGATAAATTACAAGATGAACAACAAAAAGTTAGTTTTACTAAATTTGTTAGATTCGCTACTCTTTTTCAGAATGCTCCTGTTGTAATACTTGTATATGCAAGTTCGTATAAACCTAATGGTCTTGATGAATTAAGAGAAGCAAATGTATCGGAACAAGAAATTTACAATTTAATAGATATGTCACCTCAAATGCAAAGTATAGGTGCATTAATTGAAAATCTATCACTAGCTGCTACAGCAATGGGATATGGAACTTGCTGGATGACAAGCGGTAATTATGCGGCAAAAGAAATTTCTGATGCAATTGATTTCCAAAAAGAAGGATTCTCCCTTGCAGCTATTGTTCCTATTGGAGTACCTAGTCTTCCAATTAAAAGTCCAAGAAGAAAACCTGTTGAAGAGGTTCTATCAATAATTGAATAA
- a CDS encoding GNAT family N-acetyltransferase — protein sequence MKEFEMIWDIYCESFPIDEQRTLKQQMEIMKDSKYSVNPYYDDNKIIGFYTSWNLYDFIYIDHLAVHKRYRGMGLGSKLVQQIQDKYEQNNIILEVEQPNTHEAEKRIEFYSKKGFNLNDYEYYQPAFDDNKKSVPLLIMSYPLAISEEEFFNVRDKLYSEVYGVDNNIER from the coding sequence ATGAAGGAATTTGAGATGATATGGGATATATATTGTGAATCATTTCCTATAGATGAACAAAGAACACTTAAGCAACAGATGGAAATTATGAAAGATAGCAAATATAGTGTTAATCCCTATTATGATGATAATAAGATTATTGGGTTCTATACTTCGTGGAATTTATATGATTTTATATACATAGATCACTTAGCAGTCCATAAGAGATACAGGGGCATGGGCCTTGGAAGTAAATTAGTGCAACAGATACAAGATAAGTATGAACAAAATAATATAATACTAGAAGTTGAACAACCAAACACACATGAAGCTGAGAAAAGAATAGAATTCTATTCAAAAAAAGGATTTAATCTTAACGACTATGAATATTATCAACCTGCATTTGATGATAACAAAAAAAGTGTACCTTTATTGATTATGTCCTATCCTTTGGCAATTAGCGAAGAGGAATTTTTTAATGTCAGGGATAAATTGTATAGTGAAGTATATGGTGTAGATAATAATATTGAACGTTAG
- a CDS encoding AraC family transcriptional regulator: MNWVKALADSIDYMEDNLTGSLNIEDIAKTAMASPYHYQRMFYMLTGFTVQEYIRNRRLSMAAMEITTTNIKVIDLAMKYGYESSEAFSRAFKKLHGANPSYVKKNKPNIKAFPKLVIQINLKGDVPMDYRIERKKSFSFSGITRNFSTQNGANFINIPKFWTEVCANGKLQEMFLHAKDERSLGVCMPMNPHTGESFDYVIGIFSDEKVEGYDFHTVPEADWAVFEVRGPLGNKLQDTWKRIFSEWFPSTSFQHADLPEFEVYCGRDTSREDFVTEIWIPIIKE, encoded by the coding sequence ATGAATTGGGTCAAAGCACTAGCAGATTCTATTGATTATATGGAAGATAATCTGACAGGGTCACTGAATATAGAGGATATTGCAAAAACTGCAATGGCCTCACCGTATCATTATCAGAGAATGTTTTACATGCTTACAGGATTCACTGTACAAGAATATATCAGAAACAGAAGACTTTCTATGGCTGCTATGGAAATTACTACAACTAATATCAAAGTCATTGATCTGGCGATGAAATATGGTTATGAATCTTCAGAAGCATTTTCCAGAGCTTTTAAGAAATTACATGGTGCCAATCCTTCTTATGTCAAGAAGAATAAGCCTAACATTAAAGCATTTCCTAAATTAGTTATCCAAATAAATTTAAAAGGAGATGTACCTATGGATTACAGGATTGAAAGAAAGAAATCTTTTAGCTTCAGTGGTATTACTAGAAATTTCTCAACACAAAATGGTGCTAATTTTATTAACATACCTAAATTCTGGACAGAAGTTTGTGCTAATGGAAAATTACAAGAAATGTTTTTGCATGCAAAAGACGAGAGGTCTCTAGGAGTATGTATGCCTATGAATCCTCATACGGGAGAAAGTTTTGATTATGTAATAGGTATTTTTAGTGATGAAAAGGTAGAAGGTTATGATTTTCACACTGTACCAGAAGCAGATTGGGCTGTCTTTGAAGTAAGAGGTCCACTTGGAAATAAGTTACAGGATACTTGGAAACGTATTTTCTCTGAATGGTTTCCATCAACTAGTTTTCAACATGCTGACTTACCAGAGTTTGAAGTATATTGTGGTAGAGATACAAGTAGGGAGGATTTCGTAACTGAAATATGGATTCCTATAATAAAAGAATAA